A stretch of DNA from Lycium ferocissimum isolate CSIRO_LF1 chromosome 4, AGI_CSIRO_Lferr_CH_V1, whole genome shotgun sequence:
TACCGAGATTGAGTAACTTTGCCCACAAAGACCAAGCAGATGAAAGAAAATcaactaatatttttttaaatctctatTGGGACCAGAACACTAGTCTCCTATCTTTTTCACCCACTACATTGATAGTTCAAGGGATTAAGTACTTCATTAGCAAAATCACCAAACTAACTTCGTCCAGAAAAGAAAAATCCCACCCTTGAAATATGATTGGACTGTATCTCCTCTCTTAACTAGGGTCTCGAGTTTGAGCATGGATATTGAAAAATCTAGTCTCCCCTTATATATTATCATCTGACTGTTTATCACAACATATGGCgcttattaaaataaaaatgttattaaatTTACTATAAATGGAATACTCCGATTTGtttaggtgccgtttggccataaaaattattcatttttttcacttttttcacttttgggcgtttggccataaatattcctaatacaacttgaagttgtattccggaataccaaaaactcaaaaaacttattttttaaaaaaaattcacttttttacaactacatttcaccaaaaactacaatttcaaaaactatggccaaacacaactccaatttcaacttcaaaaattccaaaaaaagtgaatttatttttggtatctatggccaaacgcctacttagtgtCTTTCTTTATGCTATTCTACTAGTTGATCGAGACACCGTGTTAAAATGCCCTCCTTATATTGAACGTATGCGAGAAAGAGATTTCCGTACCTGATAAATGTCTCTTAGATACCCATGGAGGTTGGGGAATTCAATGAGCTTCTTCTTGGTGCATTTGAAGAGCACATTGTAGACCACATCAAACCGAATCAAAGTAGTGAACAAACACACATCTGCAAGTGTCAAAACATCCCCGCATAAATACCTTGAACCCCCCAAATGATCCTCCAACATTTCCAGTGTTCTAAACAACCCTTCTGCTGCCTTATCGTATGCTTCTTGACTTTGTGCAAATCCACACCTACAATAATATGAGAAGGGCACGCAAATTACTTTTCATTCTTCCGAATTCGTACATCAAATAGTGAGTAATAGTAATGAGATCTCCTAATATCATGCTAAGAATAGATAGGATTTTCATAAGAAAAATGCCATCCGTTTGATAAGAGAAATTATATAATCCACTCAACTGGCAGTTCCTGTGCTTGCCACTCGTAGAAAGTTACTCGATATAGACTAATTGAAGTGCGTGTAAATTGactaaaaataattgttatacacttgtatactcTCTATTTCAACTCAGGTGACGTTCTCCCATTTTAGATGTCCCAAAATGTGACATCATTCGATTTTTACACaaattttataacttttaagaatacaAAATCATTAAATTATTCAACCTTTTGAAACTTTGATATAGTGTCTTGCTCTGTCTAATTAATTGCTTAGCTATTACATTTATGTTCTTTAAAATCTATAGGTCAgattaaaatactaaaatctaCGTCTATTCATACACTAATCACATAAAACAGAACGAATGAGTAACTTGAGAAAAGAAAATCCAAGTATCCTTTTTTCTTCAGAATTACACAAACTAACATTTTTATCCATTACTTTTATACTTTTGCCACTATCATTAACCTAATACATTAAGCCAAATTAAAATCTTACACACTATCACATAAAATGAGACAGAGCTAgtaacttggaaaaaaaaataatccaaatTATACTCTTTTTCTACAAAATTACACACATAACAAATTACCTGTACACGCCATTATTAACGTTTGGATAGATTATATCGTTCCACTTTCGTATCTCATCTTTCAATGCAGTTGGTGCAAGGTTCAACTCACTATTTCCAGCTATTCCATTCAAACCCGAATTAAAaaactcaataatatcataactcTCATTACAAAAAACATCCTTTTTCTCCACATCCCATAACATTGGTACAGTAGACCTACCACTATAACCACCACTTCTCAAATTATACACCTCTTTTAAGGTTTTACATCCATTAGCTTTATCCAAACAAGGAACAATCTTATCCTTACCCGGGTCGGGTAAAACCCGAAATTCCCATGACCCGTCAATTCCGGGTGAAGCAATTGAAACGGGTATAGAATCTTCTAGACCCTTTAAAGCTCGTACAATTAGTGTTCTGTGGGCCCATGGACATGGTAGGCCCACATAAAGGTGTAGTTTCTTCAATTTTGGGTTAGAATTTAAATTGTTTAAGCGAAATTGAGAAGTGGGTCGGGTGTAAGATCCGGTTGGGTCGGATGGAGCGAGCTGGGACATCATGAGTTGCCACGTGGCGGACCAGGTTGAACGGACGGTGGAGATGAGGAGTTGGGGTGGTAGGGATGGACCCCATAGGAGTTTAGTGATTGTGTTTATGAGTTTAGTGTTGTTTGGGGTTTGGTTAAGCGACATTTTTGGAGTTGAGTTGCATAGTTTAGGATGAAGGGTTTTAGGGTGtgaatttgtttttgattttgatgGAGGAAATGGAATGGAGATGAAGGAAGTGACATGAGTAGAGtacattttttttggggttacaGAAGGAAATTTGGAGGGGATGAAGAGTTGTAAAGTATTGGACTGGGCCAAAATATCTGGACCAATACACAATTGTTTGTTTGAGCTGCCTTTGATATTTGAATATTTTCTACTTAGGATGTGTTTGGTatcaaggaaaatattttcaaggattttatttttcttggaaaataaataattttcttatttattttttaacttttggtGAGTAAATAGGAAATATTATCACGAATACTTTTATATATAATCTATGCAATTACTATGAAGTGGTGGGAGGTTGGGTTATGGTCTGGAGGGTGGGGACTAAGACGTCGTGAGGGGACAATGAGCTTGGCATGCCGCTACCTTGTTCTTCTTATTCCTTGCTATGGAAGGTAAAAATTCACAGGAGATCATATTTGGACGCCGCTATTTAACATTTAGAAATTGTGAATGTTTACAAACTTTGAAACAACTTCAAACATGCAGCGTACGTCAAGTCTAACTTTAATCGCAACAGAATTCTGAATATTACATATGGGTGGAGTTCAGATGAAAATGGCTAAACTTCATATAACAATAATTGAACttaaaaaaaggctaaaattcaTGTACTATGACTAAAGTTCGATCATTTTTACTTAAACTTCATACTGTTATGACAGTGTAAACAACGCCTAGAGTTATGCGGTTTGTCTCGTAATAACATGTTATTGTCAAAACGATAATATTGATCAAAGCATTTTTataaggccaaacccatcgacaaccCCTTGTGATCGTTAAGGCTTTTCACCTGAACAGCTCAACTAAACCTGTTTCGTTTAGACACCTAATATAGGGCCTTGACTAtgccatttagacacttctCGTTGACTCAGTCAAATATGTAAAGAGTGTGTAACACACTCGCCGATGACGTGGTAAAGTAACCAATTAACTGATTACGTGTGGCATTTGGGTCCGAAATAatagttaaaaataaattatgagaaaaagaaaagaaaaaatatttttccagcaaaaattaaaaaaaaaaagtattttctaAACAAACTCCACAAACTTTTCGCCCGAAAATGAATAGCTTGtgtcagaaaaaaaaattcgttgaaccttttttctaaaaaatttcagatttttggGCTGAAATTTTCgaatctgttttttttttttttttttaaggaaattttcaaaaagggaggtggggggggtgggggggggggcatCGGTGGGGAAGAAGATGAGGTGTGGGGTCGCCGGAGAAGAAGATGAACAGGGGCTGGTTTTTTTTTGggctgattttttttaaacctaaAATTCATTTTTGATTTTATACAATGTTCTCATAGAATGGCGgcggtcttcatttttttcggTGGAGTAATATAGCAATGGTGGAAGGTTTGTTAATGGTAGAATATTAAGTGGagaaggaagagaaaagaataaaaatgaaaaagaaggagggggaaataaaaataataaaaaaaaaacaaaaaaatctgcACGCGcctgttttgtgtgaaaatcacGCAACTTGCTAAGTTAGCGAAAAGTGTCTAGATAGCACAGTCAGGCCCTACCTTAAGGG
This window harbors:
- the LOC132053041 gene encoding uncharacterized protein LOC132053041, giving the protein MYSTHVTSFISIPFPPSKSKTNSHPKTLHPKLCNSTPKMSLNQTPNNTKLINTITKLLWGPSLPPQLLISTVRSTWSATWQLMMSQLAPSDPTGSYTRPTSQFRLNNLNSNPKLKKLHLYVGLPCPWAHRTLIVRALKGLEDSIPVSIASPGIDGSWEFRVLPDPGKDKIVPCLDKANGCKTLKEVYNLRSGGYSGRSTVPMLWDVEKKDVFCNESYDIIEFFNSGLNGIAGNSELNLAPTALKDEIRKWNDIIYPNVNNGVYRCGFAQSQEAYDKAAEGLFRTLEMLEDHLGGSRYLCGDVLTLADVCLFTTLIRFDVVYNVLFKCTKKKLIEFPNLHGYLRDIYQIPKVAETCNMGQIMEGYYKILFPLNPGGINPIMPSGCEDEVLSKPHNRDSLSLEANVVRYSVS